From the Musa acuminata AAA Group cultivar baxijiao chromosome BXJ1-2, Cavendish_Baxijiao_AAA, whole genome shotgun sequence genome, one window contains:
- the LOC135597993 gene encoding pentatricopeptide repeat-containing protein At2g18940, chloroplastic-like: MSDWTSFQIAPNPPQTTSLRCISSLTLSMEGALFSSRPAFPTQTSKTPRKPSTNHPKFNPPPPPPSHSVPLDSLLHHLQHLTQETSTTLHPPQPTNKNPNFPSLRLASTTIHREKATPASRPRLAGSENGVLFLRDPRLGFLSGAGKSLLRSIVEQPPLDLVSLLESKKDEIFGVDWVSLLKALEILGNWEKALALFEWAGSGSNAEGSRLDAPAIEVVIRALGRHSQHSIASKLFDSIPLEEYCLDIRAYTTLLHSLSRTGKYRKAVALFKQIKAKGLSPTLVTYNVILDVYGRMGRSWSKILEILDEMKSRNVGIDEFTCSTVISACGREGLLEEASIFFEQLKLQGYVPGTVAYNSLLQVYGKAGKYPVAMGVLKEMEDNNCPADAVTYNELVATYARAGFYEEGAAVLDAMASKGIMPNSVTYTTVISGYGKAGKEDEALALFDRMKKLGCVPNTCTYNTILGMLGKKSRTGEMLDILSDMKSNGCVPNRVTWNTMLAMCGKRGMENYVSQVFDEMKKSGVEPDRDTFNTLIAAYGRCGSSTQALQMYDEMVKAGFSPCTTTYNALLNAIARKGDWIAAESVILDMTKKGFKPNELSYSLLLQTYAKGRHIKGIQAIEEEVYDDKIFPSWVILRTLIIVNFKCRMLNGTEKAFEELKRNGYKPDLVILNSMLSIYAKNGMYDRAREMFDLIHQFGLRPDLITHNNIMNMYARGGECWEAEDILKQLEKSGLKPDVVSYNTVINGFCKQGLMTEALRILSDMMAKGVTPCMVTYNTFISGYVSKDMFKEADDVISYMIQHNCRPDELTYRIIVDGYCKAKRYEEAMEFVSGILNMDSSFSEQSVNKLTLRVEENKSRH, encoded by the coding sequence ATGTCAGATTGGACTTCGTTTCAGATTGCTCCCAATCCACCCCAAACCACATCTCTACGCTGCATctcctctctcactctctcaatGGAGGGAGCTCTCTTCTCGAGCCGTCCAGCTTTCCCAACACAGACATCGAAAACGCCGAGAAAACCCTCGACCAACCATCCAAAGTTCaacccaccaccacctcctccttctCATTCCGTCCCCTTGGACTCCCTCCTGCACCATCTCCAGCATCTCACTCAAGAGACCTCCACCACTCTCCACCCTCCTCAACCAACCAATAAAAATCCCAACTTTCCTTCTTTGCGCCTCGCTTCGACCACAATTCACCGCGAGAAGGCAACTCCGGCGTCGCGCCCACGGCTCGCCGGCAGCGAAAATGGTGTTCTGTTCCTGCGGGACCCTCGCCTCGGCTTCCTTTCCGGCGCAGGCAAGTCTTTGCTTAGATCCATCGTCGAACAGCCTCCTCTTGATTTGGTGTCTCTGCTGGAATCCAAAAAAGATGAGATTTTTGGCGTGGATTGGGTCAGCCTCCTGAAGGCGCTCGAGATCTTGGGCAACTGGGAGAAGGCTCTCGCCTTGTTTGAATGGGCTGGATCCGGTTCCAATGCGGAGGGATCCAGGTTAGACGCCCCGGCGATCGAGGTGGTGATCAGGGCGTTGGGTAGGCATTCGCAGCACTCGATCGCCTCGAAGCTGTTCGACTCTATTCCTCTGGAGGAATACTGCCTTGATATCCGCGCTTACACTACCCTGCTTCATTCCTTGTCTCGGACTGGCAAGTACCGCAAAGCGGTCGCGTTGTTTAAGCAGATCAAAGCCAAAGGGTTATCGCCTACCTTGGTCACCTACAATGTGATTCTTGATGTATATGGCCGTATGGGGCGGTCTTGGAGTAAAATTTTGGAAATTTTGGATGAAATGAAGAGCAGAAATGTGGGTATTGATGAGTTCACCTGTAGCACTGTCATATCAGCCTGCGGAAGGGAAGGTTTGTTGGAGGAGGCTTCCATATTTTTTGAACAATTGAAGCTGCAGGGCTATGTTCCAGGCACCGTCGCATACAATTCACTGCTCCAGGTGTATGGTAAAGCTGGAAAGTATCCGGTGGCCATGGGGGTATTGAAGGAAATGGAGGACAATAACTGCCCAGCAGATGCAGTTACCTACAATGAGCTCGTGGCGACCTATGCTAGAgctggcttttatgaagaaggggcAGCAGTATTAGACGCAATGGCTAGTAAAGGAATCATGCCTAATTCTGTTACCTACACCACTGTGATTAGTGGATATGGAAAGGCGGGAAAAGAGGATGAAGCTTTGGCTTTGTTTGATCGGATGAAGAAGTTGGGTTGTGTTCCTAATACTTGTACATACAATACGATTCTTGGAATGCTTGGAAAGAAATCAAGGACAGGGGAGATGTTGGACATACTCTCCGACATGAAGTCTAATGGTTGTGTCCCAAATAGGGTCACATGGAACACAATGTTGGCTATGTGCGGGAAGAGGGGAATGGAGAATTATGTCAGCCAAGTATTTGATGAGATGAAGAAATCAGGAGTTGAGCCGGACAGGGATACCTTCAACACCTTGATTGCTGCATATGGCCGGTGTGGGTCTAGCACCCAAGCTTTGCAGATGTATGATGAGATGGTCAAGGCAGGTTTTAGTCCTTGTACCACTACATACAATGCACTCTTGAATGCAATAGCTAGGAAAGGTGATTGGATAGCTGCGGAGTCTGTCATATTAGATATGACGAAGAAGGGCTTCAAGCCTAATGAACTTTCATACTCTTTGTTGCTTCAAACTTATGCTAAAGGAAGGCATATAAAAGGGATACAGGCAATTGAAGAAGaagtttatgatgataaaatatttccCAGCTGGGTGATTTTAAGAACACTTATTATTGTCAACTTCAAGTGTAGAATGCTAAATGGCACAGAGAAGGCTTTTGAGGAGCTGAAGAGGAATGGTTACAAGCCTGACTTGGTAATCCTTAATTCtatgctttcaatttatgcaAAGAATGGGATGTACGATCGTGCTCGTGAGATGTTTGACTTGATTCATCAGTTTGGATTGCGACCTGATCTCATAACTCATAATAATATTATGAACATGTATGCAAGAGGTGGAGAGTGTTGGGAAGCAGAAGACATACTCAAGCAACTTGAAAAGTCAGGACTAAAGCCTGATGTAGTGTCCTACAACACTGTAATTAATGGATTTTGCAAGCAAGGTCTCATGACTGAGGCCCTAAGGATTCTATCAGACATGATGGCTAAAGGAGTTACCCCTTGCATGGTCACTTACAACACCTTCATTTCTGGTTATGTGAGCAAGGACATGTTCAAAGAAGCTGATGATGTTATTAGCTACATGATACAGCATAACTGCAGGCCTGATGAACTAACCTACAGGATAATTGTTGATGGTTACTGTAAAGCCAAGAGATATGAGGAGGCTATGGAGTTTGTGTCTGGGATCTTAAATATGGATTCATCTTTTTCTGAGCAATCAGTGAATAAGCTAACTCTCCGGGTAGAAGAGAATAAGTCTCGGCATTGA
- the LOC135585713 gene encoding uncharacterized protein LOC135585713, whose protein sequence is MAVGGSFYQWQKDAFFSAAEGVQESADIMESTYRMWTRNRRNGFGLEASDELSRELQTALGTAKWQLEEFEKAIRASHGNYSSQENNTIDRHWQFVAAIRNQILLVEKELNHSLIVEGKRPLRWVQLNDDERDDLAVFLSGVPHKFQQPKHKNAELARSFKDVVTINKGKECVEEFRAKEPCKSKVDEVHAKVVQLNGQTGVLSSPDSGGAWKIVIANEDTDKGSTEVRPEILNHGYSQSGILGNVESTSKLKLFKNNPWKAKNEELLPLRNGLSYYLDSKGIRWFAQGVNGFTERSKNCFSHGGFQRNILGSQQQMHFVHSLRIAFLLMLSFILVVPFVLYSA, encoded by the exons ATGGCAGTGGGTGGTAGCTTCTATCAATGGCAGAAAGATGCGTTCTTTTCCGCGGCGGAGGGGGTGCAGGAATCGGCCGACAT AATGGAATCTACTTATAGAATGTGGACGCGAAACCGTAGGAATGGATTTGGTTTAGAAGCTTCAGATGAATTGAGTAGGGAGCTTCAAACTGCTCTGGGCACTGCAAAGTGGCAG CTGGAGGAGTTTGAGAAGGCCATCAGAGCGAGTCATGGCAATTACTCGTCCCAGGAGAATAATACAATCGATAGGCACTGGCAGTTTGTTGCTGCGATACGAAATCAAATTTTGCTTGTTGAGAAAGAACTGAATCATTCGCTCATCGTAGAAGGGAAGCGACCTCTGCGGTGGGTGCAATTGAATGACGACGAACGAGATGATCTTGCAGTTTTTCTTTCTGGTGTGCCGCACAAATTTCAACAACCAAAGCATAAAAACGCTGAGCTTGCGAGGAGTTTTAAGGATGTGGTCACAATCAATAAGGGCAAGGAATGTGTAGAGGAATTCAGAGCAAAAGAACCGTGCAAAAGCAAGGTTGATGAAGTGCATGCAAAGGTAGTGCAGTTAAATGGGCAAACCGGGGTACTGAGTTCACCAGATAGCGGTGGTGCTTGGAAAATTGTAATTGCCAATGAGGACACCGATAAAGGATCAACTGAAGTTAGACCAGAGATATTAAATCATGGATATAGTCAATCTGGTATCCTGGGAAATGTTGAATCTACATCAAAGTTGAAATTGTTTAAGAACAATCCGTGGAAGGCTAAAAATGAGGAGCTTCTTCCGTTGAGGAATGGGTTGTCATATTACCTTGACTCAAAGGGAATAAGGTGGTTTGCTCAG GGAGTTAATGGTTTTACCgagagaagcaagaattgtttTAGCCATGGCGGATTCCAAAGGAATATATTGGGATCACAACAACAGATGCATTTTGTGCATTCCCTCCGAATTGCTTTCTTGCTCATGTTGAGTTTTATTTTAGTCG TACCATTTGTTCTTTACTCCGCATGA